The uncultured Dysgonomonas sp. genome contains the following window.
ACACTTACCGTTAAGACCGACAATAATCATCTGACAGTAATAATCGAAGACAACGGCATTGGCCTTGCAAAAAGCCTCGAGTTGAAAACCAAGCATCAGAAAGAACACCGTTCGCGCGGACTGAACAATACTCAGGAGCGCATAAATCTGCTGAATAGCCTGTACCATACCGACATATCAATTTCCATCACCGAAAAAGAAGGCGAAGAGAGCGGAGTGATAGTCATACTACAATTCCCATTAATGAATAAGAACCTATGAACACACTACAAAAAATAAAGAGCGTAATAGTAGAGGACGAGCCCGCCGCACGGGAAGCCCTGAAAAACTATCTGGCAAAATACTGTCCGCAAATAGAGTTTATAGGCGAAGCGCATAATTGCAAGGATGCCATACCACTTCTTCACGATCTAGAACCGCAGCTTGTATTCCTCGATGTGGAAATGCCGTTCGGTAATGCCTTCGATGTACTTGAAGGCTGTAAAGACCTTTACTTTGAGACGATATTCGTGACAGCTTTTTCTGAATACTCTTTGCGGGCTTTGAATCAGAGCGCGGCATACTATCTCCTGAAACCTGTAAGCATAGAGGAACTAATATTGGCCGTAAATAAAGTTCAACAACACATTATCAATAAGGAAGTCTTCAACCGCAACAAAATACTGATAGAGAACTTCCGCGAAACCAAGCCGGAAAAACAGCAGGTCATACTCCCTACTCTCGAAGGCTTTGAAGTAGTGAAGATGGAGGATATCATCCGCCTACAAGGTAACGGAAACTTCACCGATATCTACCTGAAAGATAAGAGTAAGAAGATGGTTTGCAGGTTCCTCAAGCATTTCAGCGAGATACTGCCCTACCCTTTCATCCGCATTCATAAGTCACACATCATAAACTTCAACTTTGTAAAGTCATACCACAAAAACTCCGGCGGATATGTGACTCTGGAAGATGGCACGGAGATTGAAATATCATCCAGCTATAAGGAAGATTTCCTCAGGCTATTTAAAGCATAGATACTGAGCACATTTAAGCAAACCTACTACCGGGAATCCCTTTTCGGCATCGGGATACTCAATGGCTTTTGTCTTTTCAGCATTTTAGACGCTTCCCCTGTAAGCCAGAGATAATGATCGGATGGTACTCCGTCCAACCCTACGAACTTAGCGATATCACTTACCGGAGGGTTGTCGCTGCATTTGAATATTGCCGTCCCTTCATTTACCTCATCGAACATAGCCGCATAGATCATACCGGCGCCCGCATTGATAGCAGTAGATATCTGCTGCCAATAAAAACGTCCCCCTTGGCGTGGTATAGACCCGGAGGGCTTTATATCATCGGGAAACTCAAAGCGGCTGAGATTATGCCAACTGAATCCCGGAGTCACACAAGGCACATAATCGATATTGTTATTTTTACACCACTCCATATCACCTATTATCAGGTCGCGGAAACGGTCCATATCGTTATGCAAAAGCGGTGTAAAGCGCTGGACAGTCCAAGGAAGAACGATGTCGGCCTGTTTGATTATCGTATGTAAATAGGGGTCCGGTATACAATCGGCAGTCAGTTCACGCCAAAATGTAGGTACCCCCAGCATAACGCTGCATCCGCCATATTCCGGATCGTTTTTCAGGAAGTCGATGAAACGTTCTATGCCTATATTACGGATATTATAAGGTCTGTCAGGGAACCCGATACCCCAAATGGCGACAAGAGGTTTCCCGTTGAAAAATAAATATGTCTGATTTCCTTTCTGGTTTGTCACCCTTATGGAATCTACAAGGTACTTCCAGTCCTCTATCAGGCTGGAACAATCTTCTCCCGATCTTTTCAGTCCCGACAAATCATACATAACAGCTATCGCACGCTGATATTTAGACGCAGCCTCAAACGCGTTTCTGATTACAGCGGTCGGAGCTTCCTTCCTGGCTTTTGCCTGAGCAGAACCGAAGAAACGCTGCATAAACACACCGTCTACACCATATTCCTGCATCCATTTGAAATGCAAATCTATTGTGCTCTTGTCCGTAGAACTGAAAAAGCGGGCTGTGGAACCGTCCGCGTGCTTCAATCCCGTAGGATATGTCTTTTCATACTCGCTCACATCCGGCCACATATCTATGCGGACTTGTTTTTCATCGGGATACATCACTCCATCGGCCGGCGCCCTGAACCATCCCTGATAACCTGCCATAATCAGTCCTTTATAGCTTGGATACTGTGTCTTAACTGAGTGTTTGTATGTCTGAGCAGTAATCTTAGTCATAAAAAGACAGGATAAGATTATCACAGACAGAATAATTCGCTGATTCATTATATTTTAGTTTTATATGATTAAATAACTGCTTAAATTTTAATGTTTTAGTTCCTATTTCAGGCCTCTCTTAAATGTATATGCCTGCCCTTGCCGTGTATCCACGTCATACTCATATATCTTATACAGCAACGGATACTGAGCATTTATCTCTTTGGAGACCAGAGGTTCCTTTATTTGTGCA
Protein-coding sequences here:
- a CDS encoding LytTR family DNA-binding domain-containing protein; the encoded protein is MNTLQKIKSVIVEDEPAAREALKNYLAKYCPQIEFIGEAHNCKDAIPLLHDLEPQLVFLDVEMPFGNAFDVLEGCKDLYFETIFVTAFSEYSLRALNQSAAYYLLKPVSIEELILAVNKVQQHIINKEVFNRNKILIENFRETKPEKQQVILPTLEGFEVVKMEDIIRLQGNGNFTDIYLKDKSKKMVCRFLKHFSEILPYPFIRIHKSHIINFNFVKSYHKNSGGYVTLEDGTEIEISSSYKEDFLRLFKA
- a CDS encoding glycoside hydrolase family 71/99-like protein codes for the protein MTKITAQTYKHSVKTQYPSYKGLIMAGYQGWFRAPADGVMYPDEKQVRIDMWPDVSEYEKTYPTGLKHADGSTARFFSSTDKSTIDLHFKWMQEYGVDGVFMQRFFGSAQAKARKEAPTAVIRNAFEAASKYQRAIAVMYDLSGLKRSGEDCSSLIEDWKYLVDSIRVTNQKGNQTYLFFNGKPLVAIWGIGFPDRPYNIRNIGIERFIDFLKNDPEYGGCSVMLGVPTFWRELTADCIPDPYLHTIIKQADIVLPWTVQRFTPLLHNDMDRFRDLIIGDMEWCKNNNIDYVPCVTPGFSWHNLSRFEFPDDIKPSGSIPRQGGRFYWQQISTAINAGAGMIYAAMFDEVNEGTAIFKCSDNPPVSDIAKFVGLDGVPSDHYLWLTGEASKMLKRQKPLSIPMPKRDSR